In a single window of the Pongo abelii isolate AG06213 chromosome 1, NHGRI_mPonAbe1-v2.0_pri, whole genome shotgun sequence genome:
- the LAMTOR5 gene encoding ragulator complex protein LAMTOR5 → MPAGSAMEPGAGHLDGHRAGSPSLRQALCGGSAVMFSSKERGRCTVINFVPLEAPLRSTPRSRQVTEACGGEGRVVPLGSEPGWSVGGMEATLEQHLEDTMKNPSIVGVLCTDSQGLNLGCRGTLSDEHAGVISVLAQQAAKLTSDPTDIPVVCLESDNGNIMIQKHDGITVAVHKMAS, encoded by the exons ATGCCGGCCGGTTCCGCCATGGAGCCAGGTGCGGGTCACCTCGACGGTCACCGCGCGGGCAGCCCAAGCCTTCGCCAGGCTCTGTGCGGCGGCAGCGCAGTAATGTTTTCCAGTAAAGAACGCGGACGTTGCACCGTGATCAATTTTGTCCCTTTGGAGGCGCCGTTACGGTCCACGCCCCGCTCGCGTCAAGTgactgaggcctgtggtggagaAGGACGTGTCGTGCCGCTGGGTTCTGAGCCGGGGTGGTCGGTGGGTGGGATGGAGGCGACCTTGGAGCAGCACTTGGAAGACAC AATGAAGAATCCTTCCATTGTTGGAGTCCTGTGCACAGATTCACAAGGACTTAATCTGGGTT GCCGTGGGACCCTGTCAGATGAGCATGCTGGAGTGATATCTGTTCTAGCCCAGCAAGCAGCTAAGCTAACCTCTGACCCCACTGATATTCCTGTGGTGTGTCTAGAATCAGATAATGG GAACATTATGATCCAGAAACATGATGGCATCACAGTGGCAGTGCACAAAATGGCCTCTTGA